From Bacteroidales bacterium, one genomic window encodes:
- a CDS encoding VOC family protein, which produces MTLQSKNPFTWVEIYVEDMSRAQKFYETVLQIKMIPMQTPGESGDLEMLSFPWAEGEANISGALCKTGEMKPGAGGTLVYFTCEDCATESSRVVSAGGRVLQQKFPIGEYGFCTICMDTEGNTIGLHSMK; this is translated from the coding sequence ATGACACTGCAATCAAAGAATCCATTTACCTGGGTAGAAATTTATGTAGAAGATATGAGCAGGGCTCAGAAGTTTTACGAAACTGTTTTACAAATTAAAATGATTCCGATGCAAACACCCGGAGAATCAGGTGATCTAGAGATGCTCAGCTTTCCATGGGCTGAAGGCGAAGCCAACATCAGCGGGGCATTGTGCAAAACCGGCGAAATGAAACCCGGGGCTGGTGGAACATTGGTGTATTTTACTTGTGAAGATTGTGCAACAGAATCATCAAGAGTTGTAAGTGCGGGAGGACGGGTATTGCAGCAAAAATTTCCTATTGGTGAGTACGGATTTTGTACCATTTGTATGGACACAGAAGGCAACACAATTGGACTACACTCAATGAAATAG
- a CDS encoding ATP-binding protein, with protein sequence MSSYIKKLIAQGEHQRLDFKFEISDSKKIARTLAAFSNTDGGKLLVGVKDNGAIAGVRSEEEFYMVEAAAQMYCRPPVEFATREWNVDGKTILEIDIPKSDNGPCSAPDKEGKWMIYIRVYDQNLLANTVLLKVWQLQNRKKGITIRYTDKEKILLEYLDKNGNITLSKFRKIAGISHQVAEKVLVDLITLQVIQMDITEKSVFYLINPDLKTDPLSELTVR encoded by the coding sequence ATGAGTTCCTACATCAAAAAACTTATTGCACAAGGTGAGCATCAGCGGCTTGACTTTAAGTTCGAGATTTCGGACTCGAAGAAGATAGCCCGCACACTGGCTGCATTTTCAAATACTGATGGGGGAAAACTACTGGTTGGGGTGAAGGATAATGGCGCCATTGCCGGGGTGAGATCCGAAGAAGAGTTCTATATGGTGGAGGCTGCCGCACAGATGTATTGCCGCCCTCCGGTTGAGTTTGCCACGCGCGAGTGGAACGTTGACGGAAAAACCATCCTTGAAATTGACATCCCCAAAAGTGACAACGGCCCCTGCTCAGCTCCGGATAAGGAGGGAAAATGGATGATCTACATCAGGGTGTACGACCAAAACCTACTGGCAAACACCGTATTATTAAAGGTTTGGCAGCTTCAAAACCGGAAAAAAGGAATCACCATCCGTTACACTGATAAAGAAAAGATCCTACTTGAGTACTTGGATAAGAATGGAAATATAACCCTGTCGAAGTTTCGTAAAATTGCCGGCATTTCTCACCAGGTGGCCGAAAAGGTACTTGTGGATCTCATTACCTTGCAAGTCATACAGATGGACATTACCGAGAAGTCAGTTTTTTACCTTATTAACCCGGATTTAAAGACAGACCCACTGAGTGAATTGACGGTGAGGTAG
- a CDS encoding DUF1343 domain-containing protein, which translates to NLPNKYAVYLYPSLCLFEGTVVSVGRGTDLPFQVIGHPQYTLGSYVFTPRPMPGATKPPLMETKCIGYDLIGYAEKMNEHPAHLNLSWLIDFHSQLADKTTFFNNFFEKLAGTAELKKQIEQGLNEQEIRESWQPKLNEFKKIRKKYLLYDDFE; encoded by the coding sequence AAACCTTCCCAATAAATACGCTGTTTACCTGTATCCTTCACTCTGCCTTTTCGAAGGAACCGTTGTTAGTGTCGGGCGCGGAACGGATCTTCCATTTCAGGTCATAGGCCACCCGCAATATACGTTGGGAAGTTATGTCTTTACTCCCCGTCCAATGCCCGGAGCAACCAAACCTCCACTAATGGAGACTAAATGCATCGGTTATGACCTGATCGGATACGCTGAAAAAATGAACGAACATCCTGCACATCTCAACCTTTCGTGGCTGATTGATTTTCATTCCCAACTGGCCGATAAAACAACATTTTTCAACAACTTCTTCGAAAAACTGGCTGGAACTGCTGAATTGAAAAAGCAAATCGAACAGGGATTAAATGAACAGGAGATCAGGGAGAGTTGGCAACCGAAGTTAAACGAGTTTAAAAAGATCAGAAAAAAATACTTACTCTACGACGATTTTGAATAA